The DNA segment CTGTCTGCTGGGCGTCGGTTTGACGAGCCTGTTCTTCAGCCTTGTCATAGAGTTCAGCAAGTTCTTGCTGTTGCTGCCGCAGTCGTTCGGGGGTGCGAGTTCCAGTGCGTCGATTATTCGCTCGCATTCGGGTCCCATCAAAGCCTAGGGCAGCCAGCGGCAGGTGCCCCATTTGCCGAGCGATCAGGACGATCTGAGTGAAGAGATCTTTGAGCGGCTCTTGATTGTCAACGCGAAAGTTGCAGATCGTGGTGTGATCGAGATTGGTGCCGTGAGCGAGCCAACGAAAATCCAAGCGCACAGTGATCGCTTCTTCGAGGTCTCGGGAGGAATGAGTGCGACGGAGGATCCCGTAGAGAATGACCGAAGCGACGATTCGGGGATGGATCGGCGGCCGCCCTCTCTGCAGTTTGTAACGCCGGGTCCAGGGACTCCAATTGATTCGGCCGAGTAAGTCGTCGAGCAACCGTACGCTATGATCGCGCGGGATGGCTTCATCAAGACGCTCAGGAAAAAGGATCGCCTGCTGCCGGTCCAGTGGTCGTTTCGCAAAACCCATAGAATGCTCGAAAAGAGAAGCCAAAAGTCTATCGCAAAACGCCAAAATCACTAAGTGGAAAAGAGAATAAATCAACAGCCCGTTACACCGCCGGCAAGTATCTGCCGCCCTCCGGGCTACGTATTCACCCGGCCCCGTGCAGACTCGTCAACTGCCGCAAACCCTTCAATTATAGATTTCACGTCCCGAGCGAAAGGCGACACAGAACGCTATGCCGCTACCTCAATGCCGCATCGAAACATTGCTCACGCATCTCTATCCCCACTCATGCAGAAACTGATCGAGAAAGGTCTGCATGAACTTCTCTCGCTCGCGGGCAATTCGCTTTGCTGGTTCGGTGTTCAGAAGGGCCCTCAACTTGAACAGTTTTTCGTGAAAATGCCCGACCCCTGTCGCTTGGGTTTCTCCCTCATTTTCGGAAAGATGAAAGGGCTGTCCAAACGCGGCACCGTACTCGATCGTCCGCACGATCCCGATCGCTCCTAATGCGTCCAGTCGATCGGCATCCTGCACGATCTGGCCTTCAATCGACAATGTCGTTCGGTCAACGCCTTTGCGAAAGGAGATGTTGTCCACGATAAACACCACATGCTGGATGATTGATTCGGGAACCTGCAGGTCACTTAACAGAGCCTGCGAAAATTCGCCGCTCCGTTCCACTCCTTCGTGGAATTTTGCGTCTCCTAAATCATGCAGCAACGCCGCAAGCTGAACCACCAGCCGATCCCCTCCGACCTCCTCCTGAATTTGACAAGCATTGCGGAAGACTCGCATCACATGATCGACGTCGTGCCCCGCTTGCTGGCCAGCCATCTGCTGTCGGACGTGAGCTTCGACTTGGGCGACGACATGTGTGTCCGGTGCATCCATTGGGCAATCTCTTTCAAGCATAGGCCGCTGCATTCCAACATCTGAAACACCTCAGCGTTCGGTTTTTAGTTCTTAGCGCGATTCGGGACATTCTGCTATCCTATGCCACCGCACAGAAGCCCCTGCGACCACTTCTCTTCGAAAGCGTTATCCGATGGCCGATTTTTTTGAACGCAGTCTTATTGTCCATGAACAGCTTCGCGGGAAAATCGGGATGCATACCCGCATCCCAGTCAAAACCTCCGATGACCTTTCACTCGCCTACACTCCAGGCGTCGCTCGCCCTTGCGAGGAAATTGCCAAGAATCCAGCCAGAGCGTTTGACCTAACGATAAAAAACAATTCGGTCGCGGTGGTCAGCGATGGATCGTCGGTGCTAGGGCTGGGAAACATCGGCCCGCTTGCTGCGATTCCGGTCATGGAAGGTAAGGCTTTGCTATTTCGTGAATTCGCGGGGATCGATGCGTGGCCTATTTGCCTAGACACTCAAGAGACCGACGAAATCATCGCGACGGTTCGCCGGATCGCGCCGGTCTTTGGCGGCATCAACCTTGAGGACATTGCGGCCCCCCGTTGCTTCGAAATTGAAGCTCAATTGCAAGACCTGGGGATACCGGTTTTCCATGACGACCAACATGGCACAGCCATCGTCCTGCTTGCGGGACTGCTAAACGCCGCAAAGGTCGTCGGCAGAAACCTTACCAGCATGCGTGTCGTGATCAACGGTGCAGGGGCGGCAGGGACAGCGATCGCTCGCCTGCTTCGCTGCGTCGGCCACTCCCCCGATGTTTGTGAACCGGTTGCGGAAGTCATCGTCTGCGATACCCGCGGAGCCATTCACAAGGGACGTGATAACCTATCCGCCGAAAAGCAAGCCTTGCTCGCCTACACAAACATTTCGAACTTTACCGGTTCTCTAGAGGAAGCTGTCCGAGGCGCCGACGTATTTATCGGAGTCAGCAAAGGGGATCTACTGCGAGCCGAACATGTTCGATCCATGGCAACCGATCCAATCCTTTTCGCAATGGCCAACCCCATTCCTGAAATCATGCCAGACGTCGCGATCAGCGCCGGAGCCGCGGTCATGGGAACGGGGCGAAGCGATTTCGCCAACCAGGTGAACAACGTCCTTGCCTTCCCCGGCATATTCCGCGGAGCCCTAGACAGTCGCTCGCCTCGGATCACGGAATCGATGAAGATCGCGGCGGCTCATGCATTAGCTGGATGTGTCACCGCCCCGACAGCCGAACGGATCTTACCCGACCCGCTCGACCAGAGCGTCTCGCCGACGGTCGCTCGAGCCGTTTGCGAAGCGGCTCATGCCGATCCCAGCATCACCTGCTTAGCTTAGATTTGCGTTCGCCGTAGTTCGATGGGCGACCGAGCTGCCAGCTCCGTCGCCCATACGAAACATCCGATCAGTTTCCGATGCAGTACAAATACTCTTGACGTTTGTCACCGTCCCGGTGAGCGACACGGGTAAAGAATTGGTCTCCACTAAATGCAGGCGAAGCAAATACACTCTCACCCAACTGATTTTTGCCGACCAATTCAAAACTATCGGGCTGAGCCTTGAAGAGGTACGTGGTTCCATCTTCATCGCTGATGTAGATCGTATTGCCAACAAGGATCGGCGATGCATTGAACGTGCCGCCAAGTCGCTCCTTCCATTGTT comes from the Roseimaritima multifibrata genome and includes:
- a CDS encoding HD domain-containing protein → MDAPDTHVVAQVEAHVRQQMAGQQAGHDVDHVMRVFRNACQIQEEVGGDRLVVQLAALLHDLGDAKFHEGVERSGEFSQALLSDLQVPESIIQHVVFIVDNISFRKGVDRTTLSIEGQIVQDADRLDALGAIGIVRTIEYGAAFGQPFHLSENEGETQATGVGHFHEKLFKLRALLNTEPAKRIAREREKFMQTFLDQFLHEWG
- a CDS encoding NAD(P)-dependent malic enzyme — protein: MADFFERSLIVHEQLRGKIGMHTRIPVKTSDDLSLAYTPGVARPCEEIAKNPARAFDLTIKNNSVAVVSDGSSVLGLGNIGPLAAIPVMEGKALLFREFAGIDAWPICLDTQETDEIIATVRRIAPVFGGINLEDIAAPRCFEIEAQLQDLGIPVFHDDQHGTAIVLLAGLLNAAKVVGRNLTSMRVVINGAGAAGTAIARLLRCVGHSPDVCEPVAEVIVCDTRGAIHKGRDNLSAEKQALLAYTNISNFTGSLEEAVRGADVFIGVSKGDLLRAEHVRSMATDPILFAMANPIPEIMPDVAISAGAAVMGTGRSDFANQVNNVLAFPGIFRGALDSRSPRITESMKIAAAHALAGCVTAPTAERILPDPLDQSVSPTVARAVCEAAHADPSITCLA